In Burkholderia gladioli, a genomic segment contains:
- a CDS encoding NCS2 family permease — MDTYNGSKAPASSSMLDRFFGIRESGSRLRTEIVAGITTFLTAMYIIVVNPGILSQAGVPFASALTATVIVSFLGSCAMGLYARNPVLVAPGMGMNALFTFVMVHGGRMPWQTALGCVFWAGVIFAVLAAFNARKLVVDAIPPNLRHAVSCGIGLFICLIGLVNAKFVVGDPVTVVHASSLNPVIVTFLIGLAVTTVLVVRRVTGALMIGIVVTTVLAIPIGRVWGDGTAYWPAAIATRTLVNWNGLVSAPDFSGIGQLDLIGALKVAYWPFIFVMLFTAFFDALSTFMAISEAGNLIDRDGNPRNIRQSMMVDAFSAVVSAPLGTSPANAYIESAAGISAGGRTGLVAVVAGICFLPFLVLSPLLSLVPAIATAPALILVGVFMMESITKIEWHRFDEAIPAFIAMVLIPLTYSITDGIAYGFLAFVVLKLFTGKRHEIKPAMWIVAALSGVLLAQL, encoded by the coding sequence ATGGACACGTACAACGGCAGCAAGGCCCCGGCTTCGAGCTCGATGCTCGACCGTTTCTTCGGCATCCGCGAATCCGGTTCGCGGTTGCGCACGGAGATCGTCGCGGGCATCACGACGTTCCTGACGGCGATGTACATCATCGTCGTCAATCCCGGCATCCTGTCCCAGGCAGGCGTGCCGTTCGCGTCCGCGCTGACCGCCACCGTGATCGTCAGCTTCCTCGGCAGTTGCGCGATGGGCCTGTACGCGCGCAACCCGGTGCTGGTCGCGCCGGGCATGGGCATGAACGCGCTGTTCACCTTCGTGATGGTGCACGGCGGGCGCATGCCCTGGCAGACCGCGCTCGGCTGCGTGTTCTGGGCCGGTGTGATCTTCGCCGTGCTGGCCGCCTTCAACGCGCGCAAGCTGGTGGTGGACGCGATCCCGCCCAACCTGCGCCATGCCGTGTCCTGCGGGATCGGCCTGTTCATCTGCCTGATCGGCCTGGTCAACGCCAAGTTCGTGGTGGGCGACCCGGTCACCGTGGTGCACGCCTCCTCGCTGAACCCGGTGATCGTCACGTTCCTGATCGGGCTGGCCGTCACCACCGTGCTGGTGGTGCGCCGCGTGACCGGCGCGCTGATGATCGGCATCGTGGTGACCACCGTGCTGGCGATCCCGATCGGCCGTGTCTGGGGCGACGGCACCGCCTACTGGCCGGCCGCTATCGCCACCAGGACGCTGGTCAACTGGAACGGCCTGGTGTCCGCGCCCGACTTCTCCGGCATCGGCCAGCTCGACCTGATCGGCGCGCTGAAGGTGGCCTACTGGCCGTTCATCTTCGTGATGCTGTTCACCGCCTTCTTCGACGCGCTGTCGACCTTCATGGCGATCTCGGAAGCCGGCAACCTGATCGATCGCGACGGCAATCCGCGCAACATCCGCCAGTCGATGATGGTCGACGCGTTCTCGGCGGTGGTCTCGGCGCCGCTGGGCACCAGCCCCGCCAACGCCTACATCGAATCGGCGGCCGGCATCTCGGCGGGCGGGCGCACCGGGCTGGTGGCGGTGGTGGCCGGGATCTGCTTCCTGCCCTTCCTGGTGCTCTCGCCGCTGCTCTCGCTGGTGCCGGCGATCGCCACAGCCCCGGCGCTGATCCTGGTGGGCGTGTTCATGATGGAGTCGATCACCAAGATCGAGTGGCATCGCTTCGACGAGGCGATCCCCGCCTTCATCGCGATGGTGCTGATCCCCCTGACCTACTCGATCACCGACGGCATCGCCTACGGCTTCCTCGCCTTCGTGGTGCTCAAGCTGTTCACCGGCAAGCGCCACGAGATCAAGCCGGCGATGTGGATCGTCGCCGCGTTGTCCGGCGTGCTGCTCGCGCAGCTTTGA
- a CDS encoding adenosine deaminase, whose protein sequence is MTPNLQNKIALAPKAELHIHIEGSLEPELIFKLAERNGVKLAYESVEALRAAYAFTDLQSFLDIYYAGASVLLQEQDFYDMTAAYVERALADKVVHTEIFFDPQTHTERGVPIETVVAGIDRALADAEARGLSSKLILCFLRHLSEEDALATFESALPLFEKYSHRLIGVGLDSSEQGHPPSKFERVFARARALGLKLVAHAGEEGPPAYVIEALDLLKVDRVDHGVRSIEDAALVARLADSRIALTVCPLSNLKLKVFDDMTKHTLKVLLDSGVAVTINSDDPAYFGGYVNDNYFATVAALALEDQDVYTVIRNGFEASFVTEAERAALIAKLDSHWQPA, encoded by the coding sequence ATGACCCCGAATCTGCAGAACAAGATCGCGCTCGCGCCGAAGGCCGAGCTGCACATCCATATCGAAGGCTCGCTGGAGCCGGAACTGATCTTCAAGCTCGCCGAGCGCAACGGCGTGAAGCTCGCCTACGAATCGGTCGAGGCGCTGCGCGCGGCCTACGCGTTCACCGACCTGCAATCCTTTCTCGACATCTACTACGCGGGCGCGAGCGTGCTGCTCCAGGAGCAGGACTTCTACGACATGACGGCCGCCTACGTGGAGCGCGCGCTGGCCGACAAGGTGGTGCACACCGAGATCTTCTTCGATCCGCAGACGCACACCGAGCGCGGCGTGCCGATCGAGACCGTGGTGGCCGGCATCGATCGCGCGCTGGCCGACGCCGAGGCGCGCGGGCTGTCCAGCAAGCTGATCCTCTGCTTCCTGCGCCACCTGTCCGAGGAGGACGCGCTGGCCACCTTCGAGTCGGCGCTGCCGCTTTTCGAGAAGTATTCGCACCGCCTGATCGGCGTCGGCCTCGACTCCTCCGAGCAGGGCCACCCGCCCTCGAAGTTCGAGCGCGTGTTCGCCCGCGCCCGCGCGCTGGGCCTGAAGCTGGTGGCGCACGCCGGCGAGGAAGGCCCGCCCGCCTACGTGATCGAGGCGCTCGACCTGCTCAAGGTGGACCGCGTCGACCACGGCGTGCGCAGCATCGAGGACGCGGCCCTGGTGGCGCGCCTGGCCGATTCGCGCATCGCCCTGACGGTCTGCCCGCTGTCGAACCTGAAGCTCAAGGTATTCGACGACATGACCAAGCACACCCTGAAGGTGCTGCTCGACAGCGGCGTGGCGGTCACCATCAATTCCGACGATCCGGCCTATTTCGGCGGCTACGTCAACGACAACTACTTCGCGACCGTGGCCGCGCTCGCCCTCGAGGACCAGGACGTCTATACCGTGATCCGCAATGGATTCGAGGCGTCCTTCGTCACCGAGGCCGAGCGCGCCGCGCTGATCGCGAAGCTCGATTCGCACTGGCAACCGGCATGA
- the xdhC gene encoding xanthine dehydrogenase accessory protein XdhC: METWLTDVQQLIAHGEAAVLVTVARAEGSVPREAGTKMLVTRDTARHTIGGGHLEWKAIEIARQLLKDGSHLSHARRLERLPLGPSLGQCCGGAVTLAFERLDIADLGWITSLAKRVAAGHATVRSIAFGPSPDPVMLSEPEADVTRADCLLWSTGDVSLMTETIAPHTFAVELFGTSHAALALVRVLATLPCRVRWIDASDAPFPSAEALAGIGNLAVDAREAPEQAVAEAAPHSYFVVMTHDHAFDFVLAQHVLRRADYAYFGMIGSKSKRVQFEQRLAASGIDPAQTARMRCPIGVEGIVDKAPETIAISVAAQILQVVDMHAAPAAGVPASPQT, translated from the coding sequence ATGGAAACCTGGTTGACCGACGTCCAGCAGTTGATCGCGCACGGCGAGGCCGCGGTGCTGGTCACGGTGGCGCGCGCCGAGGGCTCGGTGCCGCGCGAGGCCGGCACCAAGATGCTGGTCACGCGCGACACGGCCCGCCATACGATCGGCGGCGGCCATCTCGAATGGAAGGCGATCGAGATCGCACGGCAATTGCTCAAGGACGGCTCGCACCTGTCGCACGCGCGCCGCCTCGAGCGGCTGCCGCTCGGCCCGAGCCTGGGCCAGTGCTGCGGCGGCGCGGTGACGCTGGCCTTCGAGCGGCTCGACATCGCCGACCTGGGCTGGATCACCTCGCTGGCCAAGCGCGTCGCGGCCGGCCACGCGACGGTGCGCAGCATCGCCTTCGGCCCCTCGCCCGACCCGGTGATGCTCAGCGAGCCGGAAGCCGACGTGACGCGCGCCGACTGCCTGCTGTGGAGCACCGGCGACGTCTCGCTGATGACCGAGACGATCGCGCCGCACACCTTCGCGGTGGAGCTGTTCGGCACCAGCCACGCGGCGCTCGCGCTGGTGCGCGTGCTGGCCACCCTGCCCTGCCGGGTGCGCTGGATCGACGCGAGCGACGCGCCGTTCCCGAGCGCCGAGGCGCTGGCCGGCATCGGCAACCTCGCCGTGGACGCGCGAGAGGCGCCCGAGCAGGCGGTGGCCGAGGCCGCGCCGCACAGCTACTTCGTGGTGATGACGCATGATCACGCCTTCGACTTCGTGCTGGCCCAGCACGTCCTGCGGCGCGCCGATTATGCATACTTCGGGATGATCGGCTCGAAGTCGAAGCGCGTGCAGTTCGAACAGCGCCTCGCCGCGAGCGGCATCGACCCCGCGCAGACCGCGCGGATGCGCTGCCCGATCGGCGTCGAAGGCATCGTCGACAAGGCTCCCGAGACCATCGCGATCTCGGTGGCCGCGCAGATCCTGCAGGTCGTCGACATGCACGCCGCCCCGGCGGCCGGCGTGCCGGCCTCCCCTCAAACCTGA
- a CDS encoding disulfide bond formation protein B yields the protein MNDFSLSQRRERRLLTLLGVVCVALLAGALYLQFVKGEDPCPLCIIQRYFFALIAIFSFLGTGLRSWRSLAVIELLIVIAALAGAGTALHHLQIQLHPGFSCGFDTLQPIVDSLPPAHWLPSVFKVAGLCETAYPPILGILLPGWAAIGFVVIFLAVAGSLVRNRRRIARGV from the coding sequence ATGAACGATTTCTCGCTGTCGCAGCGCCGCGAGCGCCGCCTCCTGACGCTGCTCGGCGTCGTCTGCGTCGCCTTGCTGGCGGGCGCGCTGTACCTGCAGTTCGTCAAGGGCGAGGATCCCTGCCCGCTGTGCATCATCCAGCGCTACTTCTTCGCGCTGATCGCGATCTTCTCCTTCCTCGGCACCGGCCTGCGCAGCTGGCGCAGCCTCGCCGTGATCGAACTGCTGATCGTGATCGCCGCGCTGGCCGGCGCCGGCACCGCCCTGCACCACCTGCAGATCCAGCTGCACCCGGGCTTCAGCTGCGGTTTCGACACGCTGCAGCCGATCGTCGACAGCCTGCCGCCCGCGCACTGGCTGCCGAGCGTGTTCAAGGTGGCCGGCCTCTGCGAGACGGCCTACCCGCCGATCCTCGGCATCCTGCTGCCGGGCTGGGCCGCGATCGGCTTCGTGGTGATCTTCCTGGCCGTGGCCGGCAGCCTGGTGCGCAATCGCCGCCGCATCGCGCGCGGGGTCTGA